In Paenibacillus sonchi, a single genomic region encodes these proteins:
- a CDS encoding L,D-transpeptidase → MPAYRIIIDLSQRMLYLLDNDTVIRGFPVGIGKMLTVSPVGEYTIINKQRNPGGPFGAFWMGLSKPHYGIHGTNDPSSIGKMVSRGCIRMYNEDVLWLAATVPVGTRVTIRE, encoded by the coding sequence ATGCCCGCCTATCGAATCATTATTGATCTGTCACAGCGGATGCTGTATCTGCTCGACAATGACACTGTTATTAGAGGTTTCCCTGTAGGGATTGGCAAAATGTTAACGGTCTCTCCGGTTGGAGAATACACCATTATCAACAAACAGCGTAACCCCGGAGGCCCGTTCGGCGCCTTTTGGATGGGCCTGTCCAAACCACATTACGGGATTCATGGAACCAATGACCCTTCCTCTATCGGCAAAATGGTCTCCCGCGGCTGTATTCGTATGTACAATGAGGATGTATTGTGGCTCGCAGCTACCGTTCCAGTTGGAACCAGGGTAACCATTCGGGAATAA
- the glnA gene encoding type I glutamate--ammonia ligase gives MSFSKEDILRIAKDENVRFIRLQFTDLLGTIKNVEIPVSQLEKALDNKMMFDGSSIEGYVRIEESDMYLYPDLSTWVIFPWVTDSRVARLICDVYMPDGTPFAGDPRGILKRCLQEAEEMGYTAMNVGPEPEFFLFKTDERGNPTTELNDQGGYFDLAPMDLGENCRREIVLTLEEMGFEIEASHHEVASGQHEIDFKYADAIKAADQIQTFKLVVKTVARQHGLHATFMPKPLFGMNGSGMHAHQSLFKGNENVFYDESDTLGLSKTARYYMAGILKHARAFAAITNPTVNSYKRLVPGYEAPCYVAWSASNRSPMIRIPASRGLSTRIEVRNPDPAANPYLALAVMLKAGLDGIKRQLDLPAPIDRNIYVMSEEERIEEGIPSLPSDLKEALGEMIRSHVITEALGEHALAHFYELKEIEWDIYRTQVHEWERDQYMTLY, from the coding sequence GTGAGCTTCTCAAAAGAAGATATCCTGCGTATCGCTAAGGATGAAAATGTCCGTTTTATTCGTCTGCAATTTACCGATTTGCTCGGTACAATTAAGAATGTTGAGATTCCTGTCAGCCAGCTGGAAAAAGCGCTGGACAACAAAATGATGTTCGATGGTTCTTCCATCGAAGGTTATGTGCGGATCGAAGAATCTGACATGTACCTCTACCCTGATCTGAGCACATGGGTTATTTTCCCTTGGGTAACGGACAGCCGGGTAGCACGTCTGATTTGCGATGTGTACATGCCTGACGGAACACCTTTTGCCGGTGATCCGCGCGGCATTCTGAAGCGTTGTCTGCAGGAGGCCGAAGAAATGGGCTACACTGCGATGAATGTTGGACCGGAGCCGGAGTTCTTCCTGTTCAAAACAGACGAAAGAGGCAATCCCACAACAGAATTGAATGACCAGGGCGGATATTTTGATTTGGCGCCGATGGACCTTGGGGAAAACTGTCGCCGTGAAATCGTATTGACTCTGGAGGAGATGGGCTTCGAAATTGAAGCATCTCACCATGAAGTTGCCTCCGGCCAGCATGAGATTGATTTCAAATATGCTGATGCCATCAAGGCAGCCGACCAAATTCAAACCTTTAAGCTTGTCGTGAAGACGGTTGCCCGCCAGCACGGCCTGCATGCTACTTTTATGCCTAAGCCTCTTTTTGGGATGAACGGGTCCGGTATGCACGCGCACCAATCCTTGTTCAAAGGCAATGAGAATGTGTTCTATGACGAAAGCGACACACTGGGTCTGAGTAAAACGGCGCGGTACTACATGGCAGGCATTCTTAAGCACGCACGTGCTTTTGCAGCCATCACTAACCCGACAGTGAACTCCTACAAACGTCTTGTTCCAGGTTATGAGGCACCTTGCTACGTGGCCTGGTCTGCCAGCAACCGCAGTCCAATGATCCGTATTCCAGCTTCCAGAGGACTCAGCACACGCATCGAAGTCCGTAATCCGGACCCTGCGGCTAACCCTTACCTGGCACTTGCTGTCATGTTGAAGGCAGGTCTCGACGGCATCAAGCGCCAGCTCGATCTTCCGGCTCCTATCGACCGCAACATCTATGTGATGTCGGAAGAAGAGCGGATCGAAGAAGGTATTCCAAGCTTGCCGTCCGATCTGAAGGAAGCGCTGGGCGAAATGATCCGCAGTCATGTCATTACCGAAGCCCTCGGTGAACATGCCTTGGCTCATTTTTATGAGCTGAAAGAAATTGAATGGGACATCTACCGTACTCAGGTTCATGAGTGGGAAAGAGATCAGTACATGACGCTTTACTAG
- a CDS encoding MerR family transcriptional regulator has translation MGDEIRRNMALFPIGIVMKLTDLSARQIRYYEQHSLIVPARTSGNQRLFSFNDVERLLEIKALIEKGVNIAGIKQVMNPVSKESEEATVITPDTEVRRRELSDSQLHRLLKQELVSGKRPGQVSLIQGELSRFFNK, from the coding sequence ATGGGTGATGAAATCCGCAGAAATATGGCATTATTTCCTATAGGGATCGTAATGAAGTTAACTGATTTATCGGCAAGACAAATTCGTTATTATGAGCAGCACAGTCTGATCGTGCCCGCGCGCACATCCGGCAACCAGCGTTTATTCTCGTTTAATGATGTGGAACGCCTACTGGAAATCAAGGCATTGATTGAGAAGGGGGTTAATATTGCCGGTATCAAGCAGGTAATGAATCCCGTCTCGAAGGAATCCGAAGAAGCTACAGTCATTACCCCTGACACAGAGGTTAGACGTAGAGAGTTGTCTGATTCACAGCTGCACCGTTTACTGAAGCAGGAACTGGTTTCCGGTAAAAGACCGGGACAAGTGTCTCTTATTCAAGGCGAGCTTTCCCGGTTTTTTAATAAATAA
- a CDS encoding aminotransferase class I/II-fold pyridoxal phosphate-dependent enzyme, with translation MAVFAEDILQAAEAAEQEIESAVKSLERIVDHNQWKVIEAFQRQQVSDFHFAGSTGYAYNDRGREVLDLVYAEVFGAEAALVRPHFASGTHTISTALFGVLRPGDELLYITGRPYDTLHKVVGKPGDGTGSLADFGIGYRETALTAEGKIDWEEVALAVNDKTKVIGIQRSRGYDWRSSFTVAEIGEMVEKVKSLKRDVIVFVDNCYGEFTEKLEPPQVGADLVAGSLIKNPGGGIAETGGYILGRQELVELAAYRLTAPGIGGEVGAMLGTTRGLYQGLFMAPHTVGQAVKGSIFAAAVFQRCGFTTKPAWNEPRTDLIQAVSFDGPEHLIAFVQGIQRAAAVDSHVVPEPWDMPGYEHPVIMAAGTFIQGGSLELSADAPIRAPYIGYMQGGLTYSHVKYGVLMALQSMRDRKLL, from the coding sequence ATGGCAGTTTTTGCGGAGGATATTTTACAGGCGGCAGAGGCCGCAGAGCAGGAAATTGAAAGTGCGGTGAAATCGCTTGAACGGATTGTGGATCATAATCAGTGGAAGGTCATTGAAGCCTTCCAGCGCCAGCAGGTAAGCGATTTTCATTTTGCCGGCTCCACCGGGTATGCCTACAATGACCGGGGCCGGGAAGTGCTGGATCTTGTCTATGCCGAGGTATTCGGAGCGGAGGCGGCGCTGGTGCGGCCTCATTTTGCTTCGGGCACACATACGATATCAACGGCGCTTTTTGGTGTGCTGCGTCCCGGAGATGAGCTGCTGTACATCACTGGAAGACCTTATGATACGCTGCACAAGGTGGTCGGCAAACCGGGCGACGGGACAGGCTCTCTGGCTGATTTCGGCATCGGCTACCGCGAAACGGCTTTGACGGCTGAAGGGAAGATCGATTGGGAAGAGGTAGCTCTGGCTGTTAATGACAAGACCAAGGTCATCGGCATTCAGCGCTCGCGCGGCTATGACTGGCGTTCCTCCTTCACGGTTGCTGAAATTGGTGAAATGGTGGAGAAAGTTAAATCGCTGAAACGGGATGTCATTGTTTTTGTGGATAACTGTTATGGCGAATTTACAGAAAAGCTTGAGCCGCCACAGGTGGGGGCCGATCTGGTAGCGGGTTCCCTGATCAAAAATCCCGGTGGCGGTATCGCTGAAACCGGCGGCTACATTCTCGGACGGCAGGAGCTTGTGGAGCTTGCGGCCTACCGGCTTACAGCGCCGGGCATCGGCGGTGAAGTAGGCGCCATGCTGGGAACGACGCGCGGCCTCTACCAGGGGCTGTTCATGGCCCCGCATACGGTCGGGCAGGCAGTGAAAGGCAGCATCTTTGCCGCTGCCGTCTTCCAGCGCTGCGGCTTTACGACGAAGCCGGCCTGGAATGAACCGCGGACGGATTTGATCCAGGCCGTGTCTTTTGACGGGCCAGAGCACCTGATTGCTTTTGTCCAGGGAATCCAGCGCGCCGCAGCTGTGGACAGCCATGTCGTTCCCGAGCCGTGGGATATGCCGGGTTACGAGCATCCTGTCATCATGGCGGCAGGAACCTTTATCCAGGGCGGCAGCTTGGAGTTATCTGCGGATGCCCCGATCCGTGCACCGTATATCGGCTATATGCAAGGCGGATTAACGTATTCCCACGTAAAATATGGAGTTTTGATGGCGCTGCAGAGCATGAGGGACCGTAAATTGCTGTAA
- a CDS encoding AAA family ATPase, with protein MNGRVAAASGREEGRPSRQINIVLRNQDTPAVSHAAADSLAQAAPPKNNGHSEWFQELNRELDALVGLENIKELVFEIYALLQIAKMRSDAGLASGGQAYHMVFKGNPGTGKTTVARIVAKLFQRMGVLTKGHLIEVERADLVGEYIGHTAQKTRDLVKKALGGILFIDEAYSLARGGDKDFGKEAIDTLVKSMEDHRSQFVLILAGYSSEIDYFLMSNPGLPSRFPIQVEFPDYTIDQLLQIAELMAKERDYILMPQAILKLKQHLLLEKTESLHAFSNARYVRNSIEKAVRAQAVRLLNQYESNSPGKQELMTLRTEDFKL; from the coding sequence GTGAACGGACGCGTAGCGGCGGCAAGCGGACGGGAGGAAGGCAGACCGTCACGACAAATCAATATTGTGCTGCGGAATCAGGATACACCAGCGGTAAGCCACGCGGCTGCAGACAGTCTTGCTCAGGCCGCACCCCCAAAAAACAACGGACACAGTGAATGGTTTCAGGAGCTTAACCGGGAACTGGATGCACTCGTAGGGTTGGAAAATATCAAGGAGCTGGTATTCGAGATCTATGCCCTGCTGCAGATCGCCAAGATGCGCAGCGATGCGGGACTTGCCAGCGGCGGCCAGGCGTATCATATGGTTTTCAAAGGGAATCCCGGAACCGGCAAGACTACGGTAGCCAGAATTGTCGCCAAGCTGTTCCAGCGGATGGGTGTGCTGACCAAAGGGCATCTGATCGAAGTGGAAAGAGCGGATCTGGTTGGCGAATATATCGGGCATACGGCTCAGAAGACAAGGGACCTGGTGAAAAAGGCGCTCGGAGGCATTCTTTTCATTGATGAAGCTTACAGTCTCGCCCGGGGCGGGGATAAGGATTTTGGCAAAGAGGCCATTGACACGCTTGTCAAATCCATGGAGGATCACCGCAGCCAATTCGTGCTGATTCTGGCGGGATACTCCAGTGAAATTGATTATTTTCTGATGAGCAACCCCGGTTTGCCCTCCCGGTTCCCCATTCAGGTGGAATTTCCCGATTACACCATAGACCAGCTGCTGCAGATTGCGGAGCTGATGGCCAAAGAACGCGATTATATTCTGATGCCGCAGGCCATACTCAAACTAAAGCAGCATCTGCTGCTGGAGAAGACAGAGAGCCTTCATGCCTTCAGCAACGCGCGTTATGTTCGCAACTCTATAGAAAAAGCGGTGCGAGCCCAAGCGGTACGGCTGCTGAATCAATATGAGAGCAACAGCCCGGGCAAGCAGGAGCTGATGACACTCCGCACAGAAGATTTTAAACTGTAG